One Stenotrophomonas sp. SAU14A_NAIMI4_5 DNA segment encodes these proteins:
- a CDS encoding crosslink repair DNA glycosylase YcaQ family protein — protein sequence MPATPTLDDLRRYAVTRTLFRPTTLLAAIRRLGFVQADPIRAPARAQDLTLRHRVKGYRAGDLERRYARLPVEEDCLVNYGFLPRELLALMHPRVSSRVWDAATRRKAAEVLEFVQARGSVHPREVDQAFAHGRVTNYWGGTSNASTHLLDGMHYRGMLRVQRRDSGTRIYSVADHPQADTGAAAQAQRAAALVDLVVRKYAPLPAASLTYLVRLLGYGAPHLAAPLQQALREARQTLASAVVEGTTWYWPAEENPRSRRFAVDEQVRLLAPFDPVAWDRRRFELLWGWTYKFEAYTPAAKRRFGYYALPLLWRDQIIGWANITAPDGRLQPALGYVTGKAPREAAFRAALDDELQRMDDFLHGPGSGA from the coding sequence ATGCCCGCCACGCCGACCCTCGATGATCTGCGCCGTTACGCCGTAACGCGCACGCTGTTCAGGCCAACGACCCTGCTGGCGGCCATCCGTCGCCTTGGGTTCGTCCAGGCCGATCCCATCCGGGCTCCCGCCCGCGCCCAGGATCTGACCCTGCGCCACCGGGTCAAGGGCTATCGGGCCGGTGATCTGGAACGACGCTACGCGCGCCTGCCGGTGGAAGAGGACTGCCTGGTCAACTATGGCTTTCTGCCGCGCGAACTGCTGGCGCTGATGCATCCGCGGGTCTCATCGAGGGTGTGGGATGCGGCGACCCGCCGCAAGGCGGCCGAGGTGCTCGAATTCGTGCAGGCGCGTGGCAGCGTGCATCCCCGCGAGGTGGACCAGGCCTTCGCGCATGGCCGGGTGACCAACTACTGGGGCGGCACCAGCAACGCCAGCACCCATCTGCTTGATGGTATGCACTACCGCGGCATGCTGCGCGTGCAGCGGCGTGACAGCGGCACACGCATCTACAGCGTGGCCGACCACCCGCAGGCAGACACCGGCGCGGCCGCGCAGGCGCAGCGTGCCGCCGCCCTGGTCGACCTGGTGGTGCGCAAGTACGCGCCCCTGCCGGCCGCCAGCCTGACCTACCTGGTGCGCCTGCTCGGCTATGGCGCGCCGCACCTTGCTGCACCGCTGCAACAGGCGTTGCGTGAGGCCCGGCAGACGCTGGCCAGCGCCGTTGTCGAAGGGACGACCTGGTACTGGCCGGCGGAAGAGAATCCGCGCTCGCGGCGCTTCGCGGTGGATGAGCAGGTGCGCCTGCTGGCACCGTTCGATCCGGTAGCGTGGGATCGTCGGCGCTTCGAACTGCTCTGGGGCTGGACCTACAAGTTCGAGGCTTACACGCCCGCAGCGAAGCGCCGCTTCGGTTACTACGCACTGCCACTACTGTGGCGCGACCAGATCATCGGCTGGGCCAACATCACGGCGCCCGATGGCCGCCTGCAACCGGCATTGGGTTACGTGACTGGCAAGGCGCCGCGCGAGGCGGCGTTCCGCGCGGCGCTGGACGACGAACTGCAACGCATGGACGACTTCCTGCACGGGCCAGGCAGCGGCGCCTGA
- the pip gene encoding prolyl aminopeptidase yields the protein MRTLFPPITPYREHRLAVDALHTLHIEECGNPAGSPAVFLHGGPGAGVSPTHRRFFDPARYRIVLIDQRGCGRSTPFGELRDNTTAHLVEDIERVREHLGIERWLVFGGSWGSTLALAYAQAHPERATGVIVRGVYLGRAEENAWFAEADGGARWIFPERWARYEAHIPEDERGDLIAAYWKRLDSADPATRIAAGLAWLGWEDHAATLVHDVDAVSDADPLDTLAKARIEAHYFRHNAFLEHGQLLRDVDRIRHLPAVIVQGRYDIICPARSAWDLSCAWPEARLEMVLSGHSATEPATTDALVRATDAFADRAARP from the coding sequence ATGCGTACGCTCTTTCCGCCGATCACGCCTTACCGCGAGCACCGCCTTGCCGTGGATGCGCTGCATACGCTGCATATCGAGGAATGCGGCAACCCGGCGGGCAGCCCCGCCGTGTTCCTGCATGGCGGCCCCGGGGCCGGCGTCTCGCCCACGCATCGTCGCTTCTTCGACCCGGCGCGCTACCGCATCGTGCTGATCGACCAGCGCGGCTGCGGCCGCTCCACGCCGTTCGGCGAACTGCGTGACAACACCACCGCGCACCTGGTGGAGGACATCGAGCGGGTGCGTGAGCACCTCGGCATTGAACGCTGGCTGGTGTTCGGCGGCTCCTGGGGCTCCACGCTGGCGCTGGCCTACGCACAGGCCCACCCCGAGCGCGCGACCGGCGTGATCGTGCGCGGTGTGTATCTGGGCCGCGCCGAGGAGAACGCCTGGTTCGCCGAGGCGGACGGCGGCGCCCGCTGGATCTTCCCGGAACGCTGGGCGCGCTACGAGGCGCATATTCCGGAGGACGAGCGTGGCGACCTGATTGCGGCGTACTGGAAACGGCTGGACAGCGCAGACCCTGCCACGCGCATTGCCGCGGGCCTCGCCTGGCTGGGGTGGGAAGACCACGCCGCCACGCTGGTGCACGATGTCGATGCGGTCTCCGATGCCGATCCGCTGGATACGCTGGCCAAGGCCCGCATCGAGGCGCACTACTTCCGCCACAACGCATTTCTCGAGCACGGGCAGCTGCTGCGCGACGTCGATCGCATCCGCCATCTGCCCGCGGTGATCGTGCAGGGGCGCTACGACATCATCTGCCCGGCCCGCAGCGCCTGGGACCTGTCCTGCGCCTGGCCGGAAGCCCGGCTGGAGATGGTGCTGTCCGGGCACAGCGCCACCGAGCCGGCCACCACCGATGCGCTGGTCCGCGCGACCGACGCGTTCGCGGACCGTGCCGCGCGTCCGTAG
- the mgtA gene encoding magnesium-translocating P-type ATPase, whose protein sequence is MSLLNAWFNAFLRSRRAGSLFRRRALPEAGFGRGAAQAAPSALTDGLLTLARLDDARLLAALDSHSDGLSPQEATERLARLGPNEVDHEKPLPWWRHLWQCYRNPFNLLLSVLAAVSWLTEDAKATVVIAAMVVLSTLIRFVQEGRSNRAAERLKALVGNTSRVLRRSAGTEAAELADQYFGAHLHSRRPSRLLDLPIRALVPGDHIVLSAGDMIPADCRVLSAKDLFVAQAAMTGESLPVEKFASPGDAEAGLMEQANLLFMGTNVVSGTATAVVLATGNRTYFGTLAQRSTATERAPTAFQAGVNSVSWLLIRFALVMVPFVLLINGWTKGDWTEAFLFALSVAVGLTPEMLPMIVTSTLAKGAVLLSRQRVIVKRLDAIQNFGAMEVLCTDKTGTLTQDRIALERHTDVFGQDSEDVLKFAYLNSHFQTGLINLLDRAVLEHVELQSSLRLSQDYRKVDEIPFDFQRRRMSVVVAEREDHHELICKGAVEEMLAVCSTVREGDIDQPLDAARLARVRQTTEELNEQGLRVVAVAMKETAASQSVYSQADECGLTLVGYVAFLDPPKESTAQALQALAAHGVEVKVFTGDNELVTARVCAQVGLEVDAIVTGPQIERMDDASLAQALQQHRVFARLTPLHKERLVRCLRAQGKVVGFLGDGINDAPALRAADIGISVDSAVDIAKEAADIILLEKSLMVLEDGVIQGRRTFCNMLKYIRMTASSNFGNVFSVLVASAFLPFLPMLPLQLLVQNLLYDISQIAIPFDNVDEELVRQPLKWNPADIGRFMVFFGPISSIFDLCCFALMWHVFDARTVADQSLFQSGWFVVGLLTQTLIVHMIRTPKVPFLQSIAAPALLLMTAAIMAIGVLLPMSPLAGYFKLQPLPLGYWPFLVAILFGYAVLTTAMKRLYIRRYGWQ, encoded by the coding sequence ATGAGCCTGCTCAACGCCTGGTTCAACGCCTTCCTGCGCAGCCGCCGCGCAGGAAGCCTGTTCCGCCGCCGCGCCTTGCCCGAGGCCGGCTTTGGCCGTGGTGCCGCCCAGGCCGCGCCTTCCGCACTCACCGATGGCCTGCTGACCCTGGCCCGACTCGACGATGCCCGCCTGCTGGCCGCGCTGGATTCGCACAGCGATGGCCTCAGCCCGCAGGAGGCCACCGAGCGCCTGGCCCGTCTCGGGCCCAACGAAGTCGATCACGAAAAGCCGCTGCCGTGGTGGCGCCATCTGTGGCAGTGCTACCGCAATCCGTTCAACCTGCTGCTCAGCGTGCTGGCGGCCGTGTCCTGGTTGACCGAGGACGCCAAGGCCACGGTGGTGATCGCTGCGATGGTGGTGCTCTCCACCCTCATCCGCTTCGTCCAGGAGGGTCGCTCCAACCGCGCCGCCGAACGGCTGAAGGCGCTGGTCGGCAACACCTCCCGGGTCCTGCGCCGCAGCGCGGGCACCGAGGCGGCGGAACTGGCCGACCAGTACTTCGGCGCGCATCTGCACAGCAGGCGTCCCTCGCGCCTGCTCGACCTGCCGATCCGTGCGCTGGTGCCGGGCGACCACATCGTGCTCTCGGCCGGCGACATGATTCCGGCCGACTGCCGCGTGCTGAGCGCCAAGGACCTGTTCGTGGCCCAGGCCGCGATGACCGGCGAGTCGCTGCCGGTGGAGAAATTCGCCAGCCCGGGCGACGCCGAGGCCGGGCTGATGGAACAGGCCAACCTGCTGTTCATGGGCACGAATGTGGTGTCGGGCACGGCCACGGCGGTGGTGCTGGCCACCGGCAACCGCACCTACTTCGGCACGCTGGCCCAGCGCAGCACCGCCACCGAGCGCGCGCCGACCGCGTTCCAGGCCGGGGTGAACAGTGTCAGCTGGCTGCTGATCCGCTTCGCCCTGGTGATGGTGCCGTTCGTGCTGCTCATCAACGGCTGGACCAAGGGCGACTGGACCGAAGCCTTCCTGTTCGCGCTGTCGGTGGCGGTCGGGCTGACCCCGGAAATGCTGCCGATGATCGTCACCTCCACCCTCGCCAAGGGCGCGGTGCTGCTGTCGCGGCAGCGAGTGATCGTCAAGCGCCTCGACGCGATCCAGAACTTCGGTGCGATGGAGGTGCTGTGCACCGACAAGACCGGCACCCTCACCCAGGACCGCATCGCGCTGGAGCGCCACACCGATGTGTTCGGCCAGGACTCGGAGGACGTGCTGAAGTTCGCCTACCTCAACAGCCACTTCCAGACCGGGCTGATCAACCTGCTCGACCGTGCCGTGCTCGAGCACGTGGAGCTGCAGAGCTCGCTGCGCCTGTCGCAGGACTACCGCAAGGTCGACGAGATTCCGTTCGACTTCCAGCGCCGCCGCATGTCGGTGGTGGTGGCCGAACGCGAGGACCACCACGAGCTGATCTGCAAGGGCGCGGTGGAAGAGATGCTGGCGGTGTGCAGCACCGTGCGCGAGGGCGACATCGACCAGCCGCTGGATGCGGCACGGCTGGCACGGGTACGGCAGACCACCGAGGAACTGAACGAACAGGGCCTGCGCGTGGTGGCCGTGGCGATGAAGGAGACCGCGGCCAGCCAGTCGGTGTATTCGCAGGCCGATGAGTGCGGCCTGACCCTGGTCGGCTACGTGGCCTTCCTCGACCCGCCCAAGGAATCGACCGCACAGGCCCTGCAGGCGCTGGCTGCGCATGGGGTGGAGGTCAAGGTCTTCACCGGCGACAACGAACTGGTCACCGCCCGCGTCTGCGCCCAGGTCGGTCTGGAGGTCGATGCCATCGTGACCGGGCCGCAGATCGAACGCATGGACGATGCTTCGCTCGCGCAGGCCCTGCAGCAGCACCGGGTGTTCGCCCGCCTGACGCCGCTGCACAAGGAGCGGCTGGTGCGCTGCCTGCGCGCGCAGGGCAAGGTGGTCGGCTTCCTCGGCGATGGCATCAACGATGCCCCCGCCCTGCGCGCGGCAGACATCGGCATCAGCGTGGACAGCGCGGTGGACATCGCCAAGGAAGCGGCCGACATCATCCTGCTGGAGAAGAGCCTGATGGTGCTGGAGGACGGCGTCATCCAGGGCCGGCGCACGTTCTGCAACATGCTCAAGTACATCCGCATGACCGCCAGTTCCAACTTCGGCAACGTGTTCTCGGTGCTGGTTGCTTCGGCGTTCCTGCCCTTCCTGCCGATGCTGCCGCTGCAGCTGCTGGTGCAGAACCTGCTGTACGACATCTCGCAGATCGCCATCCCGTTCGACAACGTGGACGAGGAACTGGTGCGCCAGCCGTTGAAGTGGAACCCGGCCGACATCGGGCGCTTCATGGTGTTCTTCGGGCCGATCAGCTCGATCTTCGACCTGTGCTGTTTCGCGCTGATGTGGCATGTGTTCGACGCGCGCACGGTGGCCGACCAGAGCCTGTTCCAGTCCGGCTGGTTCGTGGTCGGCCTGCTCACCCAGACCCTGATCGTGCACATGATCCGCACGCCCAAGGTGCCGTTCCTGCAGAGCATCGCCGCGCCGGCCCTGCTGCTGATGACCGCAGCGATCATGGCCATCGGCGTGCTGCTGCCGATGAGCCCGCTGGCCGGCTACTTCAAGCTGCAGCCCCTGCCGTTGGGTTACTGGCCGTTCCTGGTGGCGATCCTGTTCGGCTATGCGGTGCTGACCACGGCGATGAAGCGGCTCTACATCCGCCGCTACGGGTGGCAGTGA
- a CDS encoding MgtC/SapB family protein: MGLQVNLPPFNAGATLGSLLSLTVAFVLGAAIGLERQLRQRTAGLRTNTLVAVGAAVFVDLAVRFHDLYGGPPSPLHVVAYVISGVGFLGAGAIMKDGAQVSGLNTAATLWGSAAVGACAGVKLLPEAVMAAVFVLAANTLLRPVVNRIQRQPLAQGFSEATYAINVVCQREQQAEVLDRLLLLLEQAQYPVRAVDQRPFGERDVEIEAVLYATSVDAAELDAVLENLAGTPGVLQGFWNASLEE, from the coding sequence CTGGGCCTGCAGGTGAACCTGCCGCCGTTCAACGCCGGTGCGACGCTGGGCTCGCTGCTGAGCCTGACCGTGGCCTTCGTGCTCGGCGCGGCGATCGGGCTGGAGCGGCAGCTGCGCCAGCGCACCGCCGGACTGCGCACCAACACGCTGGTGGCGGTGGGTGCGGCGGTGTTCGTCGATCTGGCGGTGCGTTTCCACGATCTGTACGGCGGGCCGCCCTCGCCGCTGCACGTGGTCGCCTACGTGATCTCCGGCGTCGGTTTCCTCGGCGCCGGCGCGATCATGAAGGACGGTGCGCAGGTCTCGGGCCTGAACACCGCGGCCACGCTGTGGGGCTCGGCAGCGGTCGGTGCCTGTGCCGGCGTCAAGCTGCTGCCGGAAGCGGTGATGGCGGCCGTGTTCGTGCTGGCCGCCAACACCCTGCTGCGGCCGGTGGTCAACCGCATCCAGCGGCAGCCGCTGGCGCAGGGTTTCAGCGAGGCGACGTATGCAATCAACGTGGTCTGCCAGCGCGAACAGCAGGCCGAGGTGCTGGACCGGCTGCTGCTGCTGCTCGAGCAGGCGCAGTACCCGGTGCGTGCGGTGGACCAGCGGCCATTCGGCGAACGCGACGTGGAGATCGAGGCGGTGCTGTATGCCACCTCGGTCGACGCCGCGGAACTGGATGCGGTGCTGGAGAACCTGGCCGGCACGCCGGGCGTGTTGCAGGGGTTCTGGAATGCCAGCCTCGAAGAATGA
- a CDS encoding ATP-binding protein, whose amino-acid sequence MPSLSPRRPLALLALIVVMAAIFLLDTVTDYAVAAACFYAAVILAASRLMAPRGLLILAAACIALTGLSFFLTRFGTYRIGLVNSTIGMLVIGITTWLVLKMEAAKAAVQEAQARLLRVARASTVGELTTSIAHEVNQPLAAIASSAEASQRWLAQSPANVDKALQAIARILSDAHRASDVIARIRGLTQGAAPERRAFDLNQAVQDMLALSRNELDQHQVDVALLLDADLPPVFADPVQVQQVIGNLLLNAVDAMALLPPAERRVALATARDGRGQVSLSVRDRGVGLPSEQPDRVFDAFWTTKAHGLGLGLSLSRSMIEANGGRIRAERPAGGGACFVFELPAAGKDDHA is encoded by the coding sequence ATGCCGTCGCTGTCGCCCCGCCGCCCGCTGGCGCTGCTCGCCCTGATCGTGGTGATGGCGGCGATCTTCCTGCTCGACACCGTCACCGACTATGCCGTGGCCGCCGCCTGCTTTTACGCAGCGGTCATCCTCGCCGCCTCGCGGTTGATGGCCCCGCGCGGCCTGCTCATCCTGGCGGCCGCCTGCATCGCGCTCACCGGCCTGAGCTTCTTCCTGACCCGTTTCGGCACCTATCGCATCGGCCTGGTCAACTCGACCATCGGCATGCTGGTCATCGGCATCACCACCTGGCTGGTGCTGAAAATGGAGGCGGCCAAGGCGGCCGTGCAGGAAGCCCAGGCGCGCCTGCTGCGGGTGGCCCGCGCTTCCACGGTGGGCGAATTGACCACTTCGATCGCCCATGAAGTGAACCAGCCACTGGCCGCCATCGCCAGCAGCGCCGAGGCCAGCCAGCGCTGGTTGGCGCAATCGCCCGCCAATGTCGACAAGGCGCTTCAGGCCATCGCCCGCATCCTGTCCGATGCGCACCGCGCCAGTGACGTGATTGCCAGGATCCGCGGCCTGACCCAGGGCGCCGCGCCCGAACGCCGCGCCTTCGATCTGAACCAGGCCGTGCAGGACATGCTGGCCCTGTCACGCAATGAACTGGACCAGCACCAGGTGGATGTGGCGCTGCTGCTCGATGCGGACCTGCCGCCGGTCTTCGCCGATCCCGTGCAGGTGCAGCAGGTGATCGGCAACCTGCTGCTGAACGCGGTCGACGCGATGGCCCTGCTGCCGCCTGCCGAGCGGCGTGTTGCGCTGGCGACGGCGCGCGATGGCCGCGGCCAGGTCAGCCTGAGCGTGCGCGACCGTGGCGTCGGCCTGCCCAGCGAGCAGCCGGACCGCGTCTTCGATGCGTTCTGGACCACCAAGGCCCATGGCCTCGGCCTGGGCCTCAGCCTGAGCCGTTCGATGATCGAGGCCAACGGTGGCCGCATCCGCGCCGAGCGCCCGGCCGGCGGCGGCGCCTGTTTCGTGTTCGAACTGCCGGCCGCCGGCAAGGATGACCATGCGTAA
- a CDS encoding response regulator transcription factor, whose protein sequence is MRKPLTPPAELAPIVYVVDDDASVRAALEDLLASMGLQVRAFASTQAFLDHPRDDVPACLVLDVRMPGQSGLDFHRSMADLGLQLPVVFITGHGDIAMGVNAIKAGAIEFLTKPFRDQELLDAIHKGITLDRERRREGEALGELQARWHTLSMGEREVVDGVVRGRLNKQIAADLGVSEITVKVRRAQVMRKMEARTLVDLVRMYDRLQAAAP, encoded by the coding sequence ATGCGTAAGCCACTCACACCGCCAGCCGAGCTGGCGCCCATCGTCTACGTCGTCGACGACGACGCGTCCGTGCGCGCGGCACTGGAGGACCTGCTGGCCTCGATGGGGCTGCAGGTGCGCGCCTTCGCCTCCACCCAGGCCTTCCTCGACCACCCGCGCGACGATGTCCCGGCCTGCCTGGTGCTGGATGTGCGCATGCCCGGCCAGAGCGGCCTGGACTTCCACCGCAGCATGGCGGACCTGGGCCTGCAGCTGCCGGTGGTGTTCATTACCGGCCACGGCGACATCGCCATGGGCGTCAACGCGATCAAGGCCGGCGCCATCGAGTTCCTGACCAAACCCTTCCGCGACCAGGAGCTGCTCGACGCGATCCACAAGGGCATCACCCTGGATCGCGAGCGCCGCCGCGAAGGCGAGGCGCTGGGCGAGCTGCAGGCACGCTGGCACACCCTCAGCATGGGCGAGCGCGAGGTGGTCGACGGCGTGGTGCGCGGCCGCCTCAACAAGCAGATCGCCGCCGACCTCGGCGTCAGTGAGATCACGGTGAAGGTCCGGCGTGCGCAGGTGATGCGCAAGATGGAGGCGCGCACGCTCGTCGACCTGGTGCGCATGTATGACCGCCTGCAGGCTGCTGCGCCATGA
- a CDS encoding DUF1697 domain-containing protein → MNAYVALLRAVNVGGTGKLPMAELVAMCMDAGFGEVRTYIASGNVVFRSSADEVTVRDALAARLQAYAGRPVGVLVRSAAEMAEVTARNPFAQAAGNRVVALFVDGPLPSDPLQGVAGLNGEQLALGPRALYVHYGDGMADSKLRIPCAAHGTARNLNTVTKLAMMAARLA, encoded by the coding sequence ATGAACGCCTACGTGGCCCTGCTGCGTGCGGTGAACGTGGGCGGTACCGGCAAGCTGCCCATGGCCGAACTGGTGGCGATGTGCATGGACGCCGGCTTCGGCGAGGTGCGCACCTACATCGCCAGCGGCAACGTGGTGTTCCGCAGCAGCGCGGACGAGGTGACGGTACGCGATGCCCTGGCGGCGCGACTGCAGGCCTACGCCGGCAGACCGGTGGGCGTGCTGGTGCGCAGCGCCGCGGAGATGGCCGAGGTGACCGCACGCAATCCGTTCGCGCAGGCGGCCGGCAATCGCGTGGTGGCGCTGTTCGTCGATGGCCCGCTGCCCAGCGACCCGCTGCAGGGCGTGGCAGGCCTGAACGGCGAACAGCTGGCGCTGGGGCCACGCGCACTGTACGTGCACTACGGCGACGGCATGGCCGATTCGAAGCTGCGCATTCCCTGCGCGGCCCACGGCACCGCGCGCAACCTCAACACCGTCACCAAGCTGGCGATGATGGCGGCCAGGCTGGCCTGA
- a CDS encoding low temperature requirement protein A, producing the protein MVPGIRVPALRRRDGHHARVTYEELFFDLVYVFAVTQLSHHLLHHLGVLGVLQTLVLWFAVWLGWQYACWVSNWFDPQAPRIRGLLFTTMLLALLMSSSIPEAFGERAWVFAGAYATMQVGRTAFVLWEVGRHHALAPNFRRMLAWVLVSACFWLAGGAAEGNLRLGLWALAVACEYLSPMFGFAFPGLGRSHTREWTIEGGHLAERCQLFVIVALGETLLATGGVLSEAGSWNGDIVSAVLATFAGTLAMWWLYFGTSSQDATDTITRSADPGRIGAYFHYVHALLIAGIIATAVGNDLVMDAPEEGVSLAHAAMLVAGPLIYLLGSALYKRVVYGRMPRSHLLGAVLLLVMGPLLPMTHLLAAGWLTSVVLLLVGLVDTRMQRRTA; encoded by the coding sequence ATGGTTCCCGGCATCCGTGTTCCTGCCCTGCGCCGCCGCGACGGCCACCACGCGCGGGTGACCTACGAAGAGCTGTTCTTCGATCTGGTCTACGTCTTCGCCGTCACCCAGCTCAGCCACCACCTGCTGCACCACCTGGGCGTGCTCGGCGTGCTGCAGACGCTGGTGCTGTGGTTCGCGGTCTGGCTGGGCTGGCAGTACGCGTGCTGGGTCAGCAACTGGTTCGATCCGCAGGCGCCGCGCATCCGCGGCCTGCTGTTCACCACCATGCTGCTGGCACTTTTGATGTCCTCTTCCATTCCGGAGGCATTCGGCGAACGCGCCTGGGTGTTCGCCGGGGCCTACGCCACGATGCAGGTGGGGCGCACCGCGTTCGTGTTGTGGGAAGTGGGCCGCCACCACGCGCTGGCGCCCAACTTCCGCCGCATGCTGGCCTGGGTGCTGGTGTCGGCCTGCTTCTGGCTGGCGGGTGGCGCGGCCGAGGGCAACCTGCGGCTGGGCCTGTGGGCGCTGGCGGTGGCCTGCGAGTACCTGTCTCCGATGTTCGGTTTCGCCTTCCCGGGGCTGGGCCGCTCGCACACGCGCGAATGGACGATCGAGGGCGGGCACCTGGCCGAGCGCTGCCAGCTGTTCGTCATCGTCGCATTGGGCGAAACGCTGCTGGCGACCGGCGGCGTGCTCAGCGAAGCCGGCAGCTGGAACGGCGACATCGTGTCGGCGGTGCTGGCCACCTTTGCCGGCACCCTGGCGATGTGGTGGCTGTACTTCGGCACGTCCAGCCAGGATGCCACCGACACCATCACCCGCTCTGCCGATCCCGGTCGCATCGGCGCCTACTTCCACTACGTACACGCGTTGCTGATCGCCGGCATCATCGCCACCGCGGTTGGCAACGATCTGGTGATGGACGCGCCGGAGGAAGGCGTATCGCTGGCGCACGCGGCGATGCTGGTGGCCGGGCCGCTGATCTACCTGCTGGGCAGCGCGCTGTACAAGCGCGTGGTGTATGGGCGGATGCCGCGCTCGCACCTGCTGGGCGCCGTCCTGCTGCTGGTGATGGGCCCGCTGCTGCCGATGACCCATCTGCTGGCCGCCGGTTGGCTCACCAGCGTGGTGCTGCTGCTGGTGGGCCTGGTCGATACGCGGATGCAGCGGCGAACGGCGTAG
- the bla gene encoding subclass B3 metallo-beta-lactamase: MRLLPLALAFATCLPLAAHAAEPALPQLKAYTVDPSWLQPITPLQIADHTWQIGTANLTSLLVQTPQGAVLLDGGMPQMADHLLHNLQLRGVAPADLRVILLSHAHADHAGSVAELKRRTGARIVANAESAVLLARGGSDDLHFGDRFAFPPAQVDRIIMDGETVDVGDVRFTAHFVPGHTPGSTAWTWTDTRNGKPVRIAYADSLGAPGYTLKDNPRYPHLVEDFRRSFATVRALPCDVLLTPHPGASGWDYAAGAAAGAKAVTCGAYADDAQQKLDAALAR; this comes from the coding sequence ATGCGCCTGCTGCCTCTTGCCCTCGCCTTTGCCACCTGCCTGCCGCTGGCCGCCCATGCCGCCGAACCGGCGCTGCCGCAGCTGAAGGCCTACACCGTTGATCCCTCCTGGCTGCAGCCGATCACCCCGCTGCAGATTGCCGACCACACCTGGCAGATCGGTACTGCCAACCTCACCTCGCTGCTGGTGCAGACCCCGCAGGGGGCGGTACTGCTGGACGGCGGCATGCCACAGATGGCCGATCACCTGCTGCACAACCTGCAGCTGCGCGGCGTGGCCCCGGCCGACCTGCGCGTGATCCTGCTCAGCCATGCCCATGCCGACCATGCCGGGTCGGTGGCCGAGCTCAAGCGCCGCACTGGCGCGCGCATAGTGGCCAATGCGGAATCGGCGGTGCTGCTGGCCCGTGGTGGCAGTGATGACCTGCACTTCGGCGATCGTTTCGCCTTCCCGCCGGCCCAGGTCGATCGCATCATCATGGATGGCGAGACCGTCGACGTCGGCGACGTGCGCTTCACCGCGCATTTCGTGCCGGGCCACACCCCGGGCAGCACGGCCTGGACCTGGACGGATACCCGTAACGGCAAGCCGGTGCGCATCGCCTACGCCGACAGCCTGGGTGCGCCGGGCTACACGTTGAAGGACAACCCGCGTTACCCGCATCTGGTCGAGGACTTCCGCCGCAGTTTCGCCACCGTGCGCGCCCTGCCCTGCGACGTGCTGCTGACCCCGCACCCGGGAGCCAGTGGCTGGGACTATGCGGCGGGGGCTGCGGCCGGCGCCAAGGCGGTGACCTGCGGTGCGTATGCGGATGACGCGCAGCAGAAGCTCGACGCAGCCCTGGCCCGGTAG